The Aequorivita sublithincola DSM 14238 genome window below encodes:
- a CDS encoding ATP-dependent nuclease, translated as MGNSFDILLNNDNRAEINNIIGAYFLEGEDLPLSYIPNTNIINIIIGSNNSGKSRFMRYLMQCKNLVGVKSLKKVGESITEYNSMVNSFNENHISIPLKNFQNRPQRYYSGGKDPEKERLTLLASNKLSELTSEYLNLNSEIIENRRRYDIFNIYGVKEPYFDNYSDINETTIKSFGNPICYYIPTLRSAHSLFEKDGDSFSKIEKDIYLETINKYYNFDSSEVNIFTGLHLYKEILNSRNSKRSIRQSFEKFEKFISENFFGNKQIDIVAEFNKDESLSGINHSEIISVHIEGEKETRKLYELGDGIQAIIILMYKIFMAENDAFIFIDEPELNLHPGMQRLFLDQISSNQFLKNKNLVYFISTHSNHFLDLTLTKEHTSIYSFSSNSLEDNDNTFSIRNVNDGDNSILKNLGVNNSSVFLANCGIWVEGISDRNYIKAFLKSYIASLGKKIHVLKEDIDYAFFEYAGSNIDHYLFEEFSSSDSSQVISDINALALNNRIFLLADSDNAKKSSKKGIRLNELEEMKRENFFPYVIWNVREIENLMTKDIWKKTLISICKKELVKKYEEKINDKIEIAINDINPSNYQKQYIGEFLNDLNQRLGKLDGKNILNESAYEKKVKGFGTLINKRELSELILEKNFKWEVFQKNQEIVKLTESIYEFIISNKL; from the coding sequence ATGGGAAATAGCTTTGATATACTTCTTAATAATGATAATAGAGCCGAAATAAATAATATTATTGGAGCATATTTTTTAGAAGGGGAAGATTTACCGCTTTCATATATTCCTAATACTAATATCATCAATATTATAATTGGTTCCAATAATAGTGGAAAAAGTCGTTTTATGCGATATCTAATGCAATGCAAAAATCTTGTTGGAGTCAAAAGTTTAAAAAAGGTCGGCGAATCAATAACTGAGTACAATTCTATGGTAAATTCATTTAACGAAAACCATATTTCTATCCCCTTGAAAAATTTTCAAAATAGACCCCAGCGTTATTATTCCGGTGGGAAAGATCCAGAAAAAGAGAGACTGACTTTGTTAGCTTCGAACAAATTATCTGAACTTACCTCAGAATATCTAAATCTAAATTCGGAAATTATTGAGAATAGAAGAAGATATGATATATTTAATATTTATGGTGTTAAAGAGCCTTATTTTGATAATTATTCCGATATTAATGAGACTACAATAAAAAGTTTTGGAAACCCTATATGCTATTATATTCCAACCTTAAGAAGTGCACATTCCCTTTTTGAAAAAGATGGTGATTCTTTTTCAAAAATTGAAAAGGATATCTATTTAGAAACAATAAATAAATATTACAACTTTGATAGTAGTGAAGTAAATATATTTACCGGTTTACATTTATATAAAGAGATTTTAAATTCAAGAAATTCAAAACGTTCTATTAGGCAATCTTTTGAAAAATTCGAAAAGTTTATAAGTGAAAATTTTTTTGGTAATAAACAAATTGACATAGTTGCTGAATTTAATAAAGATGAAAGTCTTTCAGGAATTAATCATTCGGAAATTATCAGTGTTCATATAGAAGGAGAAAAAGAAACTAGAAAATTATATGAACTTGGAGATGGGATTCAAGCCATAATTATACTTATGTATAAAATTTTTATGGCTGAGAATGACGCGTTTATTTTTATTGATGAGCCAGAACTTAATTTGCATCCTGGAATGCAAAGATTATTTCTTGATCAAATAAGTTCAAACCAATTTCTAAAAAATAAAAATCTAGTATATTTCATTTCAACTCATTCGAATCATTTTCTTGATTTAACTCTTACTAAGGAACATACCTCAATTTATTCATTCTCTTCAAATTCTCTTGAAGATAATGATAATACATTCTCTATTCGTAATGTAAACGATGGTGATAATTCAATTTTAAAAAATTTAGGAGTAAATAACTCATCTGTTTTTTTAGCAAATTGTGGTATTTGGGTCGAAGGTATTTCAGATAGAAATTACATCAAAGCATTTCTCAAATCATATATAGCATCCTTAGGGAAAAAAATTCACGTATTAAAAGAGGATATAGATTATGCTTTTTTCGAATACGCAGGTTCAAATATTGATCATTATTTATTTGAGGAATTTTCTTCAAGCGACTCCTCCCAAGTAATTTCAGACATAAATGCTTTAGCATTGAACAATCGAATTTTTTTGTTAGCAGATTCTGACAACGCGAAAAAATCATCAAAAAAAGGGATTCGGTTAAATGAATTGGAAGAGATGAAAAGGGAGAATTTTTTCCCTTACGTAATTTGGAATGTTAGAGAAATAGAAAATCTTATGACTAAAGATATTTGGAAAAAAACCCTTATTTCAATTTGTAAAAAAGAGCTTGTAAAGAAATATGAAGAAAAAATTAATGATAAAATTGAAATTGCCATAAATGATATTAATCCTTCTAATTACCAAAAACAGTATATAGGAGAATTTTTAAATGACCTTAATCAAAGACTTGGAAAATTAGATGGTAAAAACATTTTAAATGAATCTGCTTATGAAAAGAAAGTTAAAGGTTTTGGAACCCTAATTAACAAACGTGAGTTGAGCGAATTGATTCTTGAGAAAAATTTTAAATGGGAAGTATTTCAAAAGAATCAAGAAATTGTTAAACTCACCGAAAGTATCTATGAGTTTATTATTTCCAATAAATTATAG
- a CDS encoding RsmD family RNA methyltransferase, with amino-acid sequence MRIISGTYKGRRLTAPKNLPVRPTTDFAKEALFNILRVRYYFEELTVLDLFSGTGNISFEFASRGVQNITSVDQHHGCIQYINKVSEEFEFPIKTIKFDVSKYLEKCSGTFDVIFADPPYDFDVSQLEGIVKTVFEKNLLEAEEGLLIIEHSKQNNLSAVENFKEARKYGGNVFSFFSSK; translated from the coding sequence ATGCGTATCATTTCAGGAACTTACAAAGGAAGAAGGTTAACAGCACCCAAGAATTTACCCGTTCGTCCAACTACCGATTTTGCCAAAGAAGCACTTTTCAACATTCTTAGAGTGCGTTATTATTTTGAAGAACTTACGGTTTTGGACCTCTTTAGCGGTACGGGAAACATTAGTTTTGAATTTGCCTCGCGTGGCGTTCAAAATATTACTTCAGTAGATCAGCATCACGGTTGTATACAATATATAAACAAGGTTTCTGAAGAATTTGAATTCCCCATCAAAACCATAAAATTTGATGTTTCAAAATACTTAGAAAAATGTTCCGGAACATTTGATGTAATCTTCGCCGACCCTCCTTATGATTTTGATGTTTCACAACTAGAAGGCATAGTAAAAACTGTTTTTGAAAAGAATCTATTAGAAGCCGAAGAAGGTTTGTTGATTATTGAACATTCAAAACAGAACAATCTTTCAGCAGTAGAAAATTTCAAAGAAGCCAGAAAATATGGTGGAAATGTTTTTAGTTTTTTCAGTTCAAAATAA
- a CDS encoding DUF3822 family protein, with translation MLTLLETGQKFTILQEINNIPNTLQNRLSVQVSLNGLSFLVTNPKTQEVIFFIEKILDHSTTPEELLMDIESIMFKNNILNGNFSEVSVVYSTPVYSLVPATVFDETKASEYLKFNSKILANDYMAHDVLENQDIVVVYVPFMNINNFFFEKYGSFNYYHSTTILLKTILESEKYSLPKMYLHFQKNTFDCIVLKNGELQLCNTYTYKTPEDFIYYTLFCMEQLNLNPENLPVILCGEIEKDDDNYKIAYTYIRNIEFAATNASNIKIDSEEKSHLHYIIQNTL, from the coding sequence ATGTTAACACTACTGGAAACTGGCCAAAAATTTACGATTCTGCAAGAAATTAATAACATACCAAATACATTACAAAACAGACTGTCCGTTCAAGTTTCTTTGAACGGGCTTTCTTTTTTGGTAACAAATCCTAAGACTCAGGAAGTTATTTTTTTTATTGAAAAAATTCTGGACCACAGCACCACACCTGAGGAATTGTTGATGGATATTGAATCCATAATGTTCAAGAATAATATTCTAAACGGAAATTTTTCAGAAGTATCGGTTGTTTATTCAACTCCCGTTTATAGTCTTGTTCCTGCAACGGTTTTTGATGAAACTAAGGCCAGCGAATACCTAAAATTCAATTCAAAAATATTGGCCAATGATTATATGGCACACGATGTTTTGGAAAATCAAGACATTGTTGTGGTTTATGTTCCTTTTATGAACATAAACAATTTTTTCTTTGAAAAATATGGTTCCTTCAATTATTACCATTCCACAACCATATTACTGAAAACCATTTTAGAAAGTGAAAAATATTCACTTCCGAAAATGTATTTACACTTTCAGAAAAATACTTTTGATTGTATTGTCTTAAAAAATGGCGAATTGCAACTTTGCAACACCTATACCTACAAAACCCCAGAAGATTTCATCTATTACACTCTTTTCTGTATGGAACAGCTAAACCTGAATCCTGAAAATCTTCCGGTTATTCTTTGTGGCGAAATTGAAAAAGACGATGATAATTACAAAATTGCCTACACTTACATTCGGAATATTGAGTTTGCAGCAACAAATGCTTCCAATATAAAGATAGATTCCGAAGAAAAAAGTCATCTTCACTACATTATTCAAAACACACTGTAA
- a CDS encoding tRNA-(ms[2]io[6]A)-hydroxylase produces MLGLKLPTDPRWVNIVEKNIEDILTDHAWCEQKAASTAVSLIVSFPEYTDLIQEMIALVKEEISHFKMVHDRILENGWVLGRDRKDEYVMQVIQFFPKGGSRTTQLVHRLLYAALIEARSCERFRLLSEQLEDKELAEFYRKLMVSEANHYTMFLGFARQYGDREEVDKKWNELLTFEAEVMKSLSKHQSIHG; encoded by the coding sequence ATGTTAGGCTTAAAACTTCCCACAGACCCACGATGGGTGAATATTGTTGAAAAAAATATAGAAGACATTCTTACGGATCACGCTTGGTGCGAACAGAAAGCTGCTTCAACAGCGGTTTCTTTGATTGTGAGTTTTCCGGAATACACAGATTTAATTCAGGAAATGATTGCTTTGGTAAAAGAAGAAATAAGCCATTTTAAAATGGTACACGACAGAATCCTCGAAAATGGCTGGGTTTTGGGCCGCGATAGAAAAGACGAATATGTGATGCAAGTGATACAATTCTTTCCAAAAGGCGGAAGTAGAACCACACAGCTTGTTCACAGGTTGCTTTATGCAGCATTAATTGAAGCCAGAAGTTGCGAACGTTTTCGACTTTTAAGCGAGCAACTGGAAGACAAAGAACTTGCCGAATTCTATAGAAAATTGATGGTAAGTGAAGCAAACCATTACACGATGTTTTTAGGTTTTGCCCGCCAATACGGTGATAGAGAAGAAGTGGATAAAAAGTGGAACGAACTTCTTACCTTTGAAGCCGAAGTAATGAAAAGCCTCAGTAAACATCAATCCATTCACGGATAA
- a CDS encoding T9SS type A sorting domain-containing protein — MKKLYAIALFFLLTSIAPNTLFAQCDDVTVASLTNPGPYDVATLTEADGLRNGPNYKDATVYYPTNASPPFMSIAIVPGFTAAPSSVEEWGPFYASHGIVTIIIGTNSPFEFPEERAVALIDALETMRQENNRSSSPLENMLDVDKFAVSGWSMGGGGAQRAAVLDNTIKGVVALCPWLPNPSLNHDSPVLIFSGEFDPTAPPAQHADLHYAATPNTTDKLLFEVKNGNHSVANTPNGGNGAVGKIALSWLKLFVDENNCYCPLLTDELLVNPPAASKVLSSFECELIGIAENDFKVSVFPNPTQNFITVNIQNATPFKVYSSLGQLLKFGEITPNEKQIDFSNFAKGVYYVRLENETLKIVKD, encoded by the coding sequence ATGAAAAAATTATACGCAATAGCACTTTTCTTTTTACTGACTTCAATAGCACCAAACACGCTATTCGCGCAATGCGACGATGTAACGGTTGCAAGCTTAACAAATCCAGGGCCTTATGACGTTGCCACGCTTACCGAAGCTGATGGCTTAAGAAATGGTCCAAATTACAAGGATGCTACCGTATATTATCCAACCAATGCTTCTCCTCCTTTTATGAGTATCGCCATTGTTCCGGGCTTTACAGCGGCGCCTTCAAGTGTTGAAGAATGGGGTCCGTTTTACGCATCCCACGGCATTGTAACCATAATTATTGGAACTAATTCTCCTTTTGAATTTCCAGAAGAAAGAGCCGTAGCGCTCATAGATGCTTTGGAAACAATGCGTCAAGAAAACAATAGAAGCTCTTCTCCTCTAGAAAACATGCTGGATGTAGATAAATTTGCAGTAAGTGGTTGGTCTATGGGCGGCGGTGGTGCGCAACGCGCGGCAGTTCTAGACAACACAATTAAAGGTGTGGTTGCTTTGTGCCCGTGGTTACCCAATCCTTCGTTAAATCACGACAGCCCTGTATTAATTTTTAGTGGTGAATTTGATCCTACAGCACCGCCTGCGCAACACGCAGACCTTCATTATGCCGCTACTCCAAATACAACAGACAAATTACTTTTTGAAGTTAAAAACGGAAACCATTCCGTAGCCAATACGCCAAACGGCGGTAATGGTGCCGTTGGAAAAATTGCACTGTCGTGGCTAAAATTATTTGTAGATGAAAATAACTGCTATTGCCCGCTATTAACTGATGAACTCTTGGTAAACCCTCCAGCAGCTTCTAAAGTTCTATCTAGTTTTGAATGTGAGTTAATTGGTATTGCTGAAAATGACTTTAAAGTAAGCGTATTTCCGAACCCAACACAAAACTTTATAACTGTGAATATTCAGAATGCTACACCATTTAAAGTATATTCTTCATTAGGGCAATTATTAAAATTTGGTGAAATTACGCCAAATGAAAAGCAGATTGATTTTTCAAATTTTGCGAAAGGGGTTTATTATGTAAGATTGGAGAATGAGACTTTGAAGATTGTAAAGGATTAA
- the scpA gene encoding methylmalonyl-CoA mutase, producing the protein MDRRSLEHVELKKTEDGRRKTEGDPNLVEGRPETRNLKPETFLTAEEISIKREYSAKDLENLKHLNFVAGIAPNLRGPYSTMYVRRPWTIRQYAGFSTAEDSNDFYRRNLAAGQKGLSVAFDLATHRGYDSDHERVEGDVGKAGVAIDSVEDMKILFDQIPLDKMSVSMTMNGAVLPIMAFYIVAAEEQGVSPKDLEGTIQNDILKEFMVRNTYIYPPTPSMKIISDIFEFASKNMPKFNSISISGYHMQEAGATADIELAYTLADGLEYIRSGIKAGMDIDTFAPRLSFFWGIGMNHFMEIAKLRAARMLWAKIVKQFNPKNEKSLSLRTHCQTSGWSLTEQDPFNNVARTVIEATAAVFGGTQSLHTNALDEAIALPTDFSARIARNTQIFLQTETQITKTVDPWAGSYYVESLTNEIANKAWELIEEVEELGGMTKAIEAGIPKLRIEEASARKQARIDSGQDIIVGVNKYRLAKEDPLQILDVDNQKVRTSQIERLNHIKATRDTKKVEKALADITKCAKTGQGNLLALAVEAARHRATLGEISTAMEKEFGRYKAQIRSFSGVYSKEIKKDESFEKARQMADKFAELEGRRPRIMIAKMGQDGHDRGAKVVATGYADVGFDVDIGPLFQTPAEAAKQAVENDVHILGVSSLAAGHKTLVPQVIEALKKYGREDIMVIVGGVIPHQDYQYLFDAGAVAVYGPGTRISDAAIEMLEVLIAGVE; encoded by the coding sequence ATGGATAGGAGAAGTTTAGAACACGTTGAATTGAAAAAGACGGAAGACGGGAGACGGAAGACGGAAGGTGACCCTAACCTTGTTGAAGGGCGACCTGAAACTAGAAATCTGAAACCTGAAACTTTCTTGACTGCTGAAGAAATTTCAATAAAAAGGGAATATTCTGCAAAGGATTTAGAAAATTTAAAACATCTAAACTTCGTTGCTGGAATTGCGCCAAATCTTCGTGGGCCGTATTCTACGATGTATGTTCGGCGTCCGTGGACTATTCGGCAATACGCAGGTTTTTCTACTGCGGAAGATAGCAATGATTTTTATAGAAGAAACCTCGCCGCAGGCCAGAAAGGACTTTCGGTAGCTTTCGATCTTGCTACACACAGAGGTTACGACAGCGACCACGAAAGAGTAGAGGGCGATGTTGGTAAAGCAGGTGTAGCGATTGATAGCGTTGAGGATATGAAAATTCTTTTCGACCAGATTCCGCTCGATAAAATGAGTGTCTCGATGACGATGAACGGCGCCGTGCTTCCCATTATGGCGTTCTATATTGTTGCTGCGGAAGAGCAAGGCGTTTCCCCAAAAGATTTGGAAGGAACTATCCAAAACGATATTCTAAAGGAATTTATGGTGCGGAATACTTACATCTATCCGCCAACACCTTCAATGAAAATAATCAGCGATATTTTTGAATTCGCTTCTAAAAACATGCCTAAGTTCAACAGTATTTCTATCTCTGGCTACCATATGCAGGAAGCGGGAGCCACTGCAGATATTGAACTTGCGTACACTCTTGCCGATGGTTTGGAATACATCCGTAGCGGTATAAAAGCTGGAATGGATATAGATACTTTTGCCCCGCGACTCTCCTTCTTTTGGGGAATTGGGATGAATCACTTTATGGAAATCGCGAAGTTGCGAGCTGCCAGAATGCTTTGGGCTAAGATTGTAAAACAGTTTAACCCAAAAAACGAAAAATCACTTTCGCTACGTACGCATTGTCAAACCAGCGGTTGGAGCCTTACTGAACAAGACCCATTTAATAACGTAGCGCGAACCGTAATCGAAGCTACCGCCGCAGTTTTCGGGGGAACGCAATCTTTACACACAAATGCCTTGGATGAAGCCATAGCGCTGCCCACAGATTTCTCCGCGCGAATAGCAAGAAACACTCAGATTTTTCTTCAAACGGAAACCCAAATCACCAAAACGGTAGATCCGTGGGCGGGAAGTTATTATGTGGAAAGTCTTACCAACGAAATAGCCAACAAAGCTTGGGAACTAATTGAAGAAGTAGAAGAACTAGGCGGAATGACCAAAGCCATTGAGGCTGGAATTCCAAAACTGCGCATCGAGGAAGCTTCCGCAAGAAAGCAAGCGCGTATTGATAGCGGACAGGATATAATCGTGGGCGTAAATAAATACCGCCTCGCAAAAGAAGACCCTTTGCAAATTTTGGATGTGGACAACCAAAAAGTCCGCACCTCGCAGATTGAAAGGCTTAATCACATAAAAGCAACGCGCGACACTAAAAAGGTAGAAAAAGCCCTTGCAGATATTACCAAATGCGCAAAGACAGGTCAAGGAAATTTACTAGCTTTAGCCGTAGAAGCTGCCCGCCACAGGGCAACACTTGGCGAAATCTCTACCGCGATGGAAAAGGAATTCGGCAGGTATAAAGCACAAATTAGATCTTTTAGCGGCGTGTATAGTAAAGAAATTAAGAAAGACGAAAGTTTTGAAAAAGCAAGACAGATGGCAGACAAGTTCGCAGAACTGGAAGGCCGTCGTCCGCGTATTATGATTGCCAAAATGGGGCAAGACGGTCACGATCGTGGTGCAAAAGTAGTAGCCACAGGCTATGCCGATGTAGGTTTTGACGTAGATATTGGCCCATTGTTCCAAACGCCAGCAGAAGCCGCCAAACAAGCCGTAGAAAATGACGTGCACATTCTCGGCGTTTCTTCTTTAGCCGCAGGCCACAAAACTCTCGTTCCACAAGTAATAGAAGCCCTAAAAAAGTACGGCCGCGAAGATATTATGGTTATTGTAGGTGGCGTAATTCCACACCAAGATTATCAATATCTTTTTGATGCTGGTGCAGTTGCCGTTTATGGCCCGGGTACCCGCATTAGCGATGCTGCTATTGAGATGTTGGAGGTTTTGATTGCGGGGGTGGAGTGA
- a CDS encoding chloride channel protein has translation MKLKRRRKLVKYTDILDRPIRFNPFVFSRMFILWAAVGLIGGLISGSYWVVLMYLTDFLAVYQGWLVIPVMAICGLLAGLIIYFIGDPGEMQLIVNNIRFNKGKLDPKNNPSMILSSLLCVASGGSLGPESPLVQVTGSTGTWMGKIFRLKGEELRSLSIAGMASGFTALFGAPLGGSLFSLEILHHKHAVEYYQAIIPALVASGFSYVVFAVIVHLGLGPAWDLPAYEMATVFDFGWAVFFAVIATVVGWGFIFCTKFFKNLFGKLKAPIFVHTLIGGLLLGTIAFYIPLTRYFSHFEINNLITDDLTMEFLAAVLIFKIIAIAITVTSGWRGGFIIPLFFCGTALGLLIHSIFPSISLSLTIVSCMAAINSCVTRTPMSTTILLATLTGFTYFIPILFASLTGYFLAPRIPFIGAQMDDKELKKAKKNRWKNLD, from the coding sequence ATGAAACTGAAAAGAAGAAGAAAACTCGTTAAATATACTGACATTCTGGATCGTCCCATTCGGTTCAATCCCTTTGTTTTTAGCAGAATGTTTATTCTTTGGGCCGCGGTTGGACTTATTGGGGGACTCATTTCAGGTAGCTATTGGGTTGTGTTGATGTATCTAACAGATTTTTTGGCAGTATATCAAGGTTGGCTCGTTATTCCTGTAATGGCCATTTGTGGGCTCTTAGCAGGCTTGATAATCTATTTTATTGGCGATCCAGGCGAAATGCAACTGATTGTGAACAACATTCGTTTCAACAAAGGAAAACTGGATCCTAAAAACAATCCTTCCATGATACTTTCCTCTTTGCTTTGCGTTGCTTCTGGCGGAAGTTTAGGGCCAGAATCTCCCTTAGTGCAAGTAACTGGATCAACTGGAACTTGGATGGGCAAGATTTTCCGTTTAAAAGGAGAAGAATTGCGGTCTTTAAGTATTGCAGGAATGGCTTCCGGTTTTACAGCGCTGTTTGGCGCTCCGCTTGGCGGAAGTCTTTTTTCTTTGGAAATTCTCCATCACAAACACGCCGTGGAATATTATCAAGCCATTATTCCCGCATTGGTAGCAAGTGGTTTCAGTTATGTTGTTTTCGCAGTTATCGTACATTTAGGTCTAGGACCAGCTTGGGATCTTCCTGCTTACGAAATGGCAACTGTTTTTGACTTTGGCTGGGCAGTGTTTTTCGCAGTTATTGCAACCGTTGTTGGTTGGGGCTTTATTTTCTGTACTAAATTCTTCAAAAATCTATTCGGAAAGTTAAAAGCACCTATTTTTGTCCACACGCTAATTGGAGGTTTGCTCTTGGGAACTATTGCTTTTTATATTCCACTAACACGCTATTTCAGTCATTTTGAGATCAATAATCTAATTACTGACGATCTTACCATGGAATTCTTAGCGGCAGTACTTATTTTTAAAATTATTGCCATCGCTATAACCGTGACATCCGGCTGGCGTGGCGGATTTATCATTCCGTTATTTTTCTGCGGAACTGCGCTTGGTTTGTTAATTCACAGTATTTTTCCATCTATCAGCTTATCATTAACTATAGTAAGTTGTATGGCAGCAATTAACTCTTGCGTAACGCGAACGCCTATGAGTACTACCATTCTTCTAGCAACGCTTACTGGTTTTACATACTTTATTCCTATACTTTTCGCGAGTTTAACTGGTTATTTTCTTGCACCGCGTATTCCGTTTATTGGAGCACAGATGGATGATAAAGAACTTAAGAAAGCCAAAAAGAATCGTTGGAAAAATTTAGATTAA
- a CDS encoding DNA polymerase III subunit gamma/tau, producing MEPFIVSARKYRPAVFKDVVGQQAITNTLENAIENNHLAQALLFTGPRGVGKTTCARILAKKINQDGTEKEDEDFAFNIFELDAASNNSVDDIRNLIDQVRIPPQVGNYKVYIIDEVHMLSSAAFNAFLKTLEEPPKHAIFILATTEKHKIIPTILSRCQIFDFRRIGVRDIKEHLAEVAKAEGIEAEDDALHIIAQKADGALRDALSIFDRVVSFAGKNLTREAVTENLNVLDYTWYFQITDLILENNIPQVLVTFNDILSKGFDGHHFIMGLASHFRDLLVSKNQETIELLEVGEQVKTMYFEQSQKTSTKFLIDGIEIANTCDLKYKNSQNQRLLVELCLLQLASLTFQGEKKNSNSNQRFVIPPSYFKSEKNSSEKITSAGSIKPQSLNKVEAEVEVEKVSETSEELGIENTQPKTDSGETKTENREATKVIERPQILAERNAKKVSALSLKSIQKKQEIKQEMVANQPDTENLPVTDFSEEEMQAAWTEYTNTVESDGKYNLLSHLTMGVPKLDGSIIHLEFPNHTIKTEVERAKYELLGFLREKLQNYNIDLDITVNETAEKKYAYTTREKFEKMKEMNPLIEKLRKEFDLDI from the coding sequence ATGGAACCCTTCATCGTATCTGCCCGAAAGTATCGTCCCGCCGTTTTTAAAGACGTTGTAGGGCAACAGGCTATTACCAATACTTTGGAAAACGCCATTGAAAACAACCATCTTGCACAAGCGTTGCTTTTTACAGGACCACGTGGTGTTGGTAAAACGACCTGCGCACGGATTCTTGCCAAGAAAATAAATCAAGACGGCACTGAAAAGGAAGACGAAGATTTCGCTTTCAATATTTTTGAACTAGATGCAGCTTCAAACAATTCCGTAGATGATATTCGGAATTTGATAGACCAAGTTCGGATTCCGCCGCAAGTAGGAAATTACAAAGTATATATTATTGACGAGGTTCATATGTTATCCTCCGCAGCTTTCAACGCTTTTTTGAAGACTTTGGAAGAGCCGCCAAAACACGCCATTTTCATCTTGGCAACTACCGAAAAACACAAAATAATTCCAACTATACTTTCACGCTGCCAGATTTTTGATTTTAGAAGAATTGGCGTTCGTGATATTAAGGAACATTTGGCCGAAGTTGCCAAAGCCGAAGGAATAGAAGCTGAAGATGACGCATTACACATAATCGCCCAAAAAGCAGATGGTGCCTTGCGTGATGCGCTTTCTATTTTTGATAGAGTAGTTAGTTTCGCTGGAAAAAATCTTACTCGAGAAGCCGTTACCGAAAACTTAAACGTGCTGGATTATACGTGGTATTTCCAAATTACGGATTTGATTTTGGAAAATAACATTCCGCAGGTTTTGGTTACATTCAACGATATACTTTCAAAAGGTTTTGATGGACATCATTTTATTATGGGGCTTGCCTCCCACTTCCGCGATCTGTTGGTTTCCAAAAACCAAGAAACAATTGAACTTTTAGAAGTTGGCGAACAGGTAAAAACAATGTATTTTGAGCAATCGCAAAAAACCAGTACAAAGTTTTTGATTGACGGAATTGAGATTGCAAACACTTGCGATCTTAAATACAAAAACAGTCAAAACCAACGGCTTTTAGTTGAACTTTGCTTACTGCAGCTTGCTTCCCTAACTTTTCAGGGCGAAAAAAAAAATTCCAATAGCAACCAACGTTTCGTAATTCCTCCCTCCTATTTTAAGAGTGAAAAGAATTCTTCAGAAAAGATAACTTCTGCTGGAAGTATTAAACCTCAATCTTTAAATAAAGTTGAAGCTGAAGTTGAAGTAGAAAAAGTAAGCGAAACTTCCGAAGAACTTGGCATTGAAAACACACAACCAAAAACAGACAGCGGAGAAACGAAAACCGAAAACCGAGAAGCTACCAAGGTAATTGAGCGTCCTCAAATTCTAGCGGAACGCAACGCAAAAAAGGTTTCTGCCCTTTCGCTTAAAAGCATTCAAAAAAAGCAGGAGATAAAACAAGAAATGGTTGCAAACCAACCTGATACTGAAAACCTTCCTGTTACAGATTTTTCAGAAGAAGAAATGCAGGCCGCTTGGACGGAATATACCAATACTGTTGAAAGCGACGGAAAATACAACCTGCTTTCACATTTAACAATGGGCGTTCCAAAGTTGGACGGTTCCATCATTCATCTTGAATTTCCAAATCATACTATAAAAACTGAAGTGGAACGCGCCAAGTATGAATTGCTCGGTTTTCTACGTGAAAAACTTCAGAATTACAACATAGATTTAGACATAACCGTAAACGAAACCGCTGAAAAAAAGTACGCTTATACAACTCGAGAAAAATTTGAAAAAATGAAAGAAATGAATCCGTTGATTGAAAAACTTCGGAAAGAGTTTGATTTGGATATATAA